A genomic segment from Flavobacterium inviolabile encodes:
- a CDS encoding rhodanese-like domain-containing protein, translated as MKTKIFSLLFFVFFLTACQAQVKKGTQLVAPDAFEKTITENKGQLIDVRTPKEYNSGHLKGAKNLHLYDQDFSQRVDKLDKKQPVYVYCKAGGRSAEAVEILQQKGFQKIVELDGGMDAWNDSKKPVQK; from the coding sequence ATGAAAACAAAAATTTTTAGTCTGCTATTCTTTGTCTTCTTTTTAACAGCTTGCCAGGCGCAGGTAAAAAAAGGAACGCAGCTGGTTGCTCCGGATGCTTTTGAAAAAACAATCACGGAAAACAAAGGACAGCTAATCGATGTGCGTACGCCTAAAGAATACAATTCCGGACATTTGAAAGGAGCAAAAAACCTGCACCTTTACGACCAGGACTTTAGCCAGCGTGTTGACAAACTGGACAAAAAACAACCGGTATATGTATATTGCAAAGCGGGTGGCAGAAGTGCCGAAGCTGTTGAAATTTTACAGCAGAAAGGATTTCAGAAAATCGTAGAACTGGACGGTGGTATGGATGCCTGGAATGACAGCAAAAAACCGGTTCAGAAATAA
- the hemN gene encoding oxygen-independent coproporphyrinogen III oxidase, translated as MAISLVQKYNVPGPRYTSYPTVPYWDEQSFSTAKWKESFVKSFTESNATEGISLYIHLPFCESLCTFCGCHKRITKRHDVEDKYIQAVLKEWDLYCDALPETPLIKEIHLGGGTPTFFSPANLELLLLGIFKRAQRADNYEFSFEGHPNNTTRAHLQKLYDLGFRRVSFGVQDYNERVQKAIHREQPFHNVAKVTFWAKEIGYTSISHDLVFGLPFQRLKDVVDTIEKTKSLAPHRLAFYSYAHVPWIKGNGQRGFKDEDVPKDQKKRQLYEVGKMILQKNGFHEIGMDHFAIESDSMYESFKQGKLHRNFMGYTSSKTQLMIGLGVSSISDSWYAFAQNEKTLEDYYARLDNNELPVFKGHLLTEEDLIIRRHILNLMCRFETSWTPETNFPEIEQVIDQLQEMENDDLVKIENNTIFVTEKGKPFVRNICMAFDLRLKRKAPQTQLFSMTI; from the coding sequence ATGGCAATCTCATTGGTTCAAAAATACAACGTCCCCGGACCCCGATATACCAGTTACCCGACCGTTCCTTACTGGGATGAGCAAAGTTTCAGTACAGCCAAATGGAAGGAAAGTTTTGTAAAATCGTTTACCGAAAGTAATGCAACAGAAGGAATCAGCCTGTACATTCATTTACCTTTTTGCGAGAGTTTGTGTACCTTTTGCGGCTGTCATAAGCGTATTACAAAACGTCATGATGTGGAAGACAAGTACATCCAGGCCGTTTTAAAGGAATGGGATCTGTATTGTGATGCCTTGCCGGAAACACCGCTCATCAAGGAAATTCACCTGGGTGGCGGTACGCCTACTTTTTTCTCACCGGCCAACTTAGAATTGTTATTGCTGGGTATTTTTAAAAGAGCCCAAAGAGCCGATAATTACGAATTCAGCTTTGAAGGACATCCTAACAATACCACACGGGCACATTTGCAAAAGTTATACGATCTGGGTTTCCGCAGAGTAAGTTTCGGCGTTCAGGATTATAACGAACGGGTTCAGAAAGCCATCCACAGGGAACAGCCTTTCCACAATGTGGCCAAAGTTACTTTCTGGGCAAAAGAGATCGGTTATACTTCTATCTCGCACGACCTGGTTTTCGGTTTACCGTTCCAAAGACTGAAAGATGTGGTTGATACTATTGAAAAAACAAAATCGCTGGCGCCACACCGGCTTGCTTTTTACAGCTATGCACACGTGCCGTGGATTAAAGGAAACGGACAGCGGGGATTTAAGGACGAAGATGTTCCGAAAGATCAGAAAAAACGCCAGTTGTATGAAGTGGGGAAAATGATCCTGCAAAAAAACGGTTTCCACGAAATCGGGATGGATCATTTTGCTATTGAAAGCGACAGCATGTACGAGTCTTTTAAACAGGGAAAACTGCATCGCAATTTTATGGGCTATACGTCTTCTAAAACGCAGCTGATGATCGGGCTTGGTGTTTCTTCCATCAGCGACAGCTGGTATGCTTTTGCGCAGAATGAAAAAACACTGGAGGATTATTATGCCCGCCTGGACAATAACGAGCTTCCGGTATTTAAAGGGCATCTTTTAACCGAAGAAGATCTTATTATCCGCCGCCATATCCTGAACCTAATGTGCCGTTTTGAAACGTCATGGACGCCGGAAACCAATTTTCCGGAAATCGAACAGGTAATTGACCAGTTACAGGAAATGGAAAATGATGATTTGGTAAAAATTGAGAACAATACCATTTTTGTAACCGAAAAAGGAAAACCCTTTGTCCGCAATATCTGTATGGCTTTCGATTTGCGTCTAAAAAGAAAAGCACCGCAAACGCAGTTGTTTTCCATGACCATATAA
- a CDS encoding uracil-DNA glycosylase family protein translates to MDILLEKISACTICSDFLPYAPKPILSFSKQSKILIVGQAPGQKAHDSGIPWNDASGDELRRWLNVDKAQFYDTEIFGIVPMGFCFPGRGKSGDLPPRPECAPKWHAEIITALPDIRLILLIGAYAQQYYLKERSFATLTENVSHYQTFLPKFLPLVHPSPRNRIWQKKNPWFEAEIIPELRAIVRKALAG, encoded by the coding sequence ATGGATATTTTACTGGAAAAGATAAGTGCCTGCACGATATGCAGCGATTTTTTGCCGTATGCCCCCAAGCCGATACTTTCGTTCAGCAAACAGTCTAAAATACTGATTGTGGGTCAGGCTCCGGGGCAGAAAGCGCACGACAGCGGAATTCCGTGGAATGATGCCAGCGGCGATGAATTGCGGCGATGGCTGAATGTGGACAAAGCACAGTTTTATGATACGGAGATTTTCGGGATTGTTCCGATGGGATTTTGTTTTCCGGGACGTGGAAAATCGGGCGATTTACCACCAAGACCGGAATGTGCGCCGAAATGGCATGCGGAAATTATCACGGCATTGCCGGATATAAGACTTATATTACTGATCGGGGCGTATGCACAGCAGTATTACCTGAAAGAGCGTTCTTTCGCTACGCTAACGGAGAATGTGTCGCATTACCAGACGTTTTTACCGAAGTTTCTGCCGCTGGTACATCCGTCACCAAGAAACAGGATATGGCAGAAAAAGAATCCCTGGTTTGAAGCAGAAATCATACCCGAATTACGGGCAATTGTCCGTAAAGCGCTTGCCGGTTAG
- a CDS encoding CcoQ/FixQ family Cbb3-type cytochrome c oxidase assembly chaperone, whose product MLKFIKHNMETISGIEIYPIISLLIFFLFFVGLYIWVLTYKKEKITEMSNLPFEDQNTANNQ is encoded by the coding sequence ATGCTAAAGTTTATTAAACACAATATGGAGACTATTTCAGGAATTGAAATTTATCCGATAATCTCATTACTTATTTTCTTCCTGTTTTTCGTAGGATTATATATTTGGGTATTAACCTATAAAAAAGAGAAAATTACAGAAATGAGTAATCTCCCTTTTGAGGACCAAAACACAGCAAACAATCAATAA
- a CDS encoding cbb3-type cytochrome c oxidase N-terminal domain-containing protein has product MKKFFPVYVRVPVLFAIFFMAVEFCIDSGDRPAFIKYPMVSVILLLFLFVLIAMEMVLKATNNILNTLLTEEQRKQKEIEENQPFTESAFYKGIMQKLTRSRKMEEEGELMMDHDYDGIKELDNVLPPWWVYLFYACIAFAFIYLIKFHVLGHDDQKAEYEKEMAEAKIAVEEYKKTAPDLMDKEKVTLLTDGASLAAGKAIFETNCVACHRADGGGGIGPNLTDDHWILGGGIKNVFNTIMEGGRDGKGMVSWKPIIKPSDIQKVASYVLSLQGTNPKDGKAAEGDVWKDDSAPASDAAAKPADSAKVATVALK; this is encoded by the coding sequence ATGAAAAAATTTTTTCCAGTATATGTTAGAGTTCCGGTTTTGTTTGCCATCTTTTTTATGGCTGTGGAATTCTGTATCGACTCCGGCGACAGACCTGCCTTTATAAAGTACCCTATGGTATCGGTGATTTTATTACTGTTCTTATTTGTATTGATTGCAATGGAAATGGTTTTAAAAGCGACAAATAATATATTAAACACTTTGCTGACGGAAGAACAACGTAAGCAAAAAGAAATTGAAGAAAATCAGCCATTTACAGAATCCGCATTTTACAAAGGGATAATGCAAAAATTAACCCGCTCCCGAAAAATGGAAGAAGAAGGTGAGTTAATGATGGATCATGATTATGACGGAATCAAAGAATTGGACAACGTTTTACCGCCATGGTGGGTGTATCTTTTCTATGCCTGTATTGCCTTTGCCTTTATTTACCTTATCAAGTTCCATGTTTTAGGACACGACGATCAGAAAGCGGAATATGAAAAAGAAATGGCAGAAGCAAAAATTGCAGTTGAAGAATACAAAAAAACAGCTCCGGATTTAATGGATAAAGAAAAAGTGACCTTATTAACAGATGGTGCTTCTTTAGCCGCAGGGAAAGCAATTTTTGAAACCAACTGTGTAGCGTGCCACCGTGCTGACGGAGGTGGAGGAATCGGACCGAATTTAACCGATGACCACTGGATTTTAGGAGGCGGCATCAAAAACGTTTTCAATACCATTATGGAAGGTGGACGTGACGGAAAAGGAATGGTTTCCTGGAAACCGATAATCAAACCTTCCGATATCCAGAAAGTAGCGAGTTATGTACTGAGTCTGCAGGGTACAAATCCTAAAGACGGTAAAGCAGCCGAAGGAGATGTATGGAAAGACGATAGTGCTCCGGCTTCGGATGCTGCTGCAAAACCGGCAGACAGCGCAAAAGTGGCGACAGTTGCTTTAAAATAA
- the ccoS gene encoding cbb3-type cytochrome oxidase assembly protein CcoS codes for MSVIYILISISIIVAAVFLYAFIKAVRSGQFDDDYTPSVRMLFDDELAKKKKNKTETKIEKQN; via the coding sequence ATGAGTGTCATTTATATATTAATCTCCATCAGTATTATCGTTGCTGCGGTCTTTTTGTATGCTTTTATTAAAGCGGTACGAAGCGGGCAATTTGACGACGATTACACGCCATCGGTAAGAATGCTCTTTGATGATGAGCTTGCGAAGAAAAAAAAGAATAAAACAGAAACAAAAATAGAAAAACAGAACTAA
- a CDS encoding sensor histidine kinase codes for MDYILLLLCLLTLCFVGYLLYRLKRLEKEKKYMQVKYVDFEERFNHLQLETLESKLNPHLFKNILNSIQSHAYQTYFAMDKLSNVLDYILYESRQRFVSPKEEIDFALNLIEINKIKISPLFALTIKKKIDENDSMYHQRLLAPLISIDLIENAFKHADLQSSDAFITVVIELKANVFSLTVSNKISNKMTFKKENSGLGSETLEQRLKIIYKNHYKLDKFVEGDVYFAHLKINLREHKTQMLAS; via the coding sequence CTGGATTACATATTGTTACTGTTATGCCTGCTTACCTTGTGTTTCGTGGGCTATTTGCTGTACCGTTTGAAACGTTTGGAAAAAGAAAAGAAATACATGCAGGTCAAGTATGTCGATTTTGAAGAACGCTTTAATCACCTGCAACTGGAAACACTGGAATCCAAGTTAAATCCGCATTTGTTTAAAAACATACTGAATTCCATACAGTCGCATGCCTACCAGACCTATTTTGCAATGGATAAATTATCGAACGTACTGGATTACATACTGTATGAAAGCCGGCAGCGTTTTGTGAGTCCGAAAGAAGAAATTGACTTTGCCCTGAACCTGATTGAAATCAATAAAATCAAAATCAGTCCGTTGTTTGCGCTGACAATCAAAAAGAAAATTGACGAAAACGACAGCATGTACCACCAGCGGTTACTGGCGCCTTTAATTTCGATCGATTTAATCGAAAATGCGTTTAAACATGCCGATCTGCAAAGTTCGGATGCGTTTATTACCGTTGTGATCGAATTAAAAGCCAATGTTTTTTCCCTGACGGTCTCCAATAAGATTTCCAATAAAATGACGTTTAAAAAAGAAAACAGCGGTTTGGGTTCCGAAACGCTGGAGCAACGTCTGAAAATTATTTATAAAAACCATTACAAACTGGACAAATTCGTTGAAGGAGATGTCTATTTTGCCCATTTAAAAATTAACTTACGTGAGCACAAAACTCAAATGCTTGCTTCTTGA
- a CDS encoding helix-turn-helix domain-containing protein, producing MKQQIKHPTLLKALAKRLKYIRNIRNIRQEDVDMDTGINISRIEMGIQNLTLSTLYTLCEYYSVSLADFFSEGFVPEDLVFPAEDPKPDSLSRNDPE from the coding sequence ATGAAGCAACAAATCAAACATCCTACTTTACTAAAAGCGCTTGCGAAAAGACTGAAATACATTCGTAACATCAGGAATATCCGGCAGGAAGACGTCGATATGGATACCGGGATCAATATCTCCAGAATTGAGATGGGTATTCAAAACTTAACGCTCTCTACCCTTTACACTTTGTGTGAATATTATTCTGTTTCCTTAGCCGATTTTTTTTCGGAAGGTTTTGTTCCGGAAGATCTTGTTTTTCCGGCTGAAGATCCAAAACCGGATTCTTTATCCAGGAACGATCCGGAGTAA
- a CDS encoding LytR/AlgR family response regulator transcription factor has protein sequence MSTKLKCLLLDDELPGLTYLKMLCEQIPELEVVRAFNNPETFLAECREYEFDVLISDIEMPGMNGLQVANLLQDKAVIFTTAYKDFAVEAYELDAVDYVVKPIKKERLQQAVQKVLKRVESSAKTVKKHLQLNTDKGKAILPIEQIFFIKSAETDSRDKIIYLQDLTKLVAKNYSFDKLLKQLPAEEFCRVNKKEALAIKNIQFYSHDEITASLTASNGKPFSFSLSESYRSEFLEKVKI, from the coding sequence GTGAGCACAAAACTCAAATGCTTGCTTCTTGACGACGAATTACCGGGATTAACCTATCTCAAAATGCTCTGTGAGCAAATTCCGGAACTGGAAGTGGTACGCGCCTTTAATAATCCCGAAACCTTTCTGGCGGAATGCCGGGAATATGAATTTGACGTGTTGATTTCCGATATTGAAATGCCAGGAATGAACGGTCTGCAGGTAGCGAATCTGCTGCAGGACAAAGCAGTCATTTTTACAACAGCCTATAAAGATTTTGCAGTGGAAGCCTACGAGCTTGATGCGGTGGACTATGTCGTGAAACCCATTAAAAAAGAACGTTTGCAGCAGGCAGTACAAAAAGTACTCAAACGCGTGGAAAGTTCTGCCAAAACCGTTAAAAAACACTTACAGCTCAATACCGATAAAGGCAAAGCCATATTACCGATAGAACAGATATTCTTTATCAAATCGGCAGAAACCGACAGCAGGGATAAAATCATTTATTTACAGGATCTTACCAAACTGGTTGCTAAGAACTATTCGTTCGATAAATTGCTGAAACAGCTTCCGGCCGAAGAGTTTTGCCGCGTCAATAAAAAAGAAGCGCTGGCTATTAAAAACATCCAGTTCTATTCCCACGATGAAATTACGGCATCCCTGACGGCATCAAACGGAAAACCGTTCAGCTTTAGTTTGAGTGAAAGCTACCGTTCGGAGTTTCTGGAAAAAGTTAAGATTTAA
- a CDS encoding sulfite exporter TauE/SafE family protein, giving the protein MLFSAFIFGLISSLHCIGMCGPIAMMLPVDRNNQAKKVLQIMLYHIGRLTAYGTLGLLFGIVGKGLFLAGIQQQISIIAGILMITVVLIPEKIFARYNFSKPVYRVISKVKTSLGSQFRKKSYKALFTIGLLNGFLPCGLVYVALFGAIAMQHEVLSVTYMLLYGLGTIPMMSAVVYLSNLVSMPVRNKIQKAIPYVAVCIGMLFIMRGLGLDIPFVSPSNMSLFVRGEAHCG; this is encoded by the coding sequence ATGTTGTTTTCAGCTTTCATTTTCGGATTGATCAGTAGTCTGCACTGCATTGGAATGTGCGGTCCGATTGCCATGATGCTGCCGGTGGATCGAAATAATCAGGCTAAAAAAGTGCTTCAGATTATGCTCTATCATATCGGACGCTTAACGGCCTACGGAACACTCGGACTACTATTCGGAATTGTCGGTAAGGGTCTTTTTCTTGCCGGAATACAACAGCAAATATCTATTATTGCCGGTATTTTAATGATTACAGTCGTACTCATACCGGAAAAAATCTTCGCCCGTTACAATTTTTCAAAACCCGTGTACCGGGTCATCTCCAAAGTAAAAACAAGTCTGGGCAGCCAGTTCCGAAAAAAAAGCTATAAAGCCTTATTTACAATAGGCCTCTTAAACGGATTCCTGCCATGTGGTTTGGTCTATGTAGCACTTTTTGGTGCGATTGCCATGCAGCATGAAGTACTGAGCGTTACCTATATGCTTCTGTACGGACTGGGAACCATCCCGATGATGAGTGCGGTAGTTTATCTTTCCAACCTGGTGAGTATGCCCGTTCGCAATAAAATTCAAAAAGCCATACCTTATGTAGCCGTTTGTATCGGAATGCTGTTTATCATGAGAGGATTAGGATTGGATATTCCTTTTGTTTCCCCGAGCAATATGAGCCTGTTTGTACGCGGAGAGGCACATTGCGGCTAA
- the ccoG gene encoding cytochrome c oxidase accessory protein CcoG: MSNIPDESFRDSIGTIDKEGKRAWVFPKIPKGKFYEKRKWVSYFLLAFLFSAPFIKINGNQFLLFNVLERKFNFFGFPFWPQDFHLVVISMIVGVVFVTLFTVAFGRIFCGWICPQTIFMEMVFRRIEFWIEGDRGAQMRLAKQEWNAEKIRKRVLKWLVFFIFSFLIANVFLAYLVGSEHVLGMVKEGPFHNTSTLIALLVFTAVFYFVFASFREQVCIIACPYGRLQGVLLDNKSIVVAYDHVRGERETGRAKFKKNEDRLQQGKGDCIDCRQCVNVCPTGIDIRNGTQLECINCTACIDECDHIMESVNLPKGLIRYASEDEIVKKEKFVFTARMKGYVSVLVILITALVGMLFLRNDVEATVLRLPGQLYERKGENISNVFTFKIVNKTVRDFKDVHFKLVSPKGKIIMVGKQNFTIKKEGLAQGTLFIEINPAFLKDDKTKAIIEVYDGDLLIETTTTNFLGPRSFN; the protein is encoded by the coding sequence ATGTCTAATATCCCTGATGAGAGTTTTAGAGATAGTATAGGAACTATTGATAAAGAAGGAAAAAGAGCTTGGGTTTTCCCAAAAATACCGAAAGGAAAATTCTATGAAAAAAGAAAATGGGTCAGTTACTTTCTGTTAGCCTTCCTGTTTTCAGCACCCTTTATAAAAATTAACGGCAACCAGTTTTTGCTGTTCAATGTACTGGAAAGAAAATTCAACTTTTTCGGATTCCCTTTCTGGCCCCAGGATTTCCACTTAGTGGTAATCTCAATGATTGTAGGAGTTGTTTTCGTAACACTTTTTACAGTAGCCTTCGGGCGTATTTTCTGTGGGTGGATCTGTCCGCAGACCATATTCATGGAAATGGTATTCCGCAGAATAGAATTCTGGATTGAAGGCGACAGAGGAGCGCAGATGCGACTGGCCAAACAGGAGTGGAATGCCGAAAAAATAAGAAAAAGAGTCCTCAAGTGGCTGGTGTTCTTTATCTTTTCGTTTTTAATTGCCAATGTGTTTTTAGCCTATCTGGTGGGAAGTGAGCATGTATTGGGAATGGTAAAAGAAGGACCGTTTCACAATACCAGTACGCTGATTGCCTTATTGGTTTTTACCGCGGTTTTCTATTTCGTTTTTGCCTCTTTCAGAGAACAGGTTTGTATCATTGCCTGTCCGTACGGACGATTACAGGGCGTATTACTGGATAACAAATCGATAGTAGTGGCTTACGACCACGTTAGAGGAGAACGCGAAACCGGGCGGGCCAAATTCAAAAAAAATGAAGACCGTTTGCAACAGGGAAAAGGGGACTGTATTGATTGCCGGCAATGTGTAAATGTATGTCCTACCGGAATTGACATCCGTAACGGAACCCAGCTGGAATGTATTAACTGTACCGCCTGTATTGACGAATGCGACCACATCATGGAAAGCGTGAACCTGCCAAAAGGCCTGATCCGATATGCTTCCGAAGATGAGATCGTCAAAAAAGAAAAATTCGTCTTTACCGCAAGAATGAAAGGATATGTGTCCGTATTGGTTATCCTGATCACTGCTTTGGTAGGAATGCTGTTCCTGCGAAACGATGTGGAAGCAACCGTTTTACGTTTACCGGGACAGCTCTATGAACGCAAAGGAGAAAACATCAGTAATGTGTTTACTTTTAAAATAGTTAACAAAACGGTCCGGGATTTTAAAGATGTCCATTTTAAACTGGTAAGTCCGAAAGGAAAAATCATCATGGTGGGAAAACAAAATTTCACCATTAAAAAAGAAGGACTGGCTCAGGGAACTTTATTTATTGAAATAAATCCGGCCTTTTTAAAAGACGATAAAACAAAAGCAATAATTGAAGTATATGATGGTGATTTGCTGATTGAAACCACTACAACCAACTTTTTAGGACCTAGAAGTTTCAATTAA
- the ccoN gene encoding cytochrome-c oxidase, cbb3-type subunit I: MEVQQFYYDNKIVKKFLYASILFGVVGMLVGLLVATMYLFPNLTDGISWLSYGRLRPLHTNAVIFAFVGNAIFAGVYYSLQRLLKARMYSDILSNINFWGWQLIIVAAVITLPLGYTTSKEYAELEWPIDIAIALIWVVFGINMIMTILRRRERHLYVAIWFYLATFVTVAVLHIFNSLELPISALKSYSVYAGVQDALVQWWYGHNAVAFFLTTPFLGLMYYFVPKAANRPVYSYRLSIIHFWSLIFLYIWAGPHHLLYTALPDWAQNLGVVFSVMLIAPSWGGMINGLLTLRGVWDKVRTEPVLKFFVVAITGYGMATFEGPMLSLKNVNAIAHFTDWIVAHVHVGALAWNGFLTFGMIYWLIPRMTKTQLYSTKLANFHFWIGTLGIILYALPLYVAGFVQAQMWKQFNPDGSLVYGNFLETVKEIMPMYAMRAIGGTLFVIGTLVLVYNIIMTIKVGQKIEDELAEAPALQKIASSRLKGEKFHGWLERKPIQLTILATVAILIGGIVQIIPTLVVKSNIPTISSVKPYSPLELEGRDLYIREGCVGCHSQMVRPFRSEVERYGEYSKSGEYVYDHPFLWGSKRTGPDLMRVGGKYSDNWHFNHMWDPQSTSSGSIMPGYKWLFDNKPMDYSKTQDKMRAMVKLGVPYTQEEITNASKSIKEQTQKIEKNLHADPDFVKSYEESKKNAATRGETFVPMHDREIVALIAYLQRLGTDIKVKNVAENQK; this comes from the coding sequence ATGGAAGTGCAACAATTTTATTACGACAACAAAATTGTAAAGAAATTCCTTTATGCTTCAATACTTTTTGGAGTAGTGGGAATGTTAGTCGGGCTCCTTGTGGCTACGATGTACTTATTCCCTAATTTAACCGATGGAATTTCCTGGTTGAGTTACGGGCGTCTAAGACCATTGCATACGAATGCGGTAATTTTTGCCTTTGTAGGTAATGCCATTTTCGCAGGGGTGTACTACTCTTTACAACGTTTATTAAAAGCCAGAATGTATAGTGATATTCTGAGTAATATTAACTTCTGGGGTTGGCAGTTAATTATTGTTGCCGCCGTCATAACGTTACCGCTGGGATATACAACATCTAAAGAATATGCAGAGCTGGAATGGCCTATAGATATTGCCATAGCACTTATTTGGGTAGTATTTGGTATTAATATGATTATGACCATTTTGCGACGTAGAGAACGTCATTTATATGTAGCAATCTGGTTTTATTTGGCAACATTTGTGACTGTTGCAGTACTGCATATCTTTAATAGCTTGGAATTACCAATTAGTGCGTTGAAAAGTTATTCTGTTTACGCTGGTGTTCAGGATGCTTTGGTACAATGGTGGTACGGACACAATGCAGTGGCCTTCTTCCTGACCACACCGTTTTTAGGACTGATGTATTACTTCGTTCCGAAAGCGGCTAATCGCCCGGTATATTCATACCGATTATCCATCATTCACTTTTGGTCTTTAATTTTCCTGTACATCTGGGCAGGACCGCACCACTTGTTATACACCGCTTTACCGGACTGGGCACAAAATTTAGGAGTTGTTTTCTCTGTAATGCTGATCGCACCGTCCTGGGGTGGTATGATTAACGGATTACTGACACTTAGAGGTGTTTGGGATAAAGTGCGAACAGAACCGGTATTGAAATTCTTCGTAGTAGCGATTACCGGATATGGTATGGCAACTTTTGAAGGACCAATGCTATCCTTAAAAAATGTAAATGCAATTGCACACTTTACCGACTGGATCGTAGCACACGTTCACGTGGGAGCTTTAGCCTGGAACGGATTCCTGACATTCGGTATGATTTACTGGTTGATCCCGAGAATGACCAAAACACAATTATACTCTACAAAACTGGCTAATTTCCACTTCTGGATTGGTACATTGGGAATCATATTGTATGCTTTACCGCTTTATGTAGCCGGATTTGTTCAGGCACAAATGTGGAAACAATTTAATCCGGACGGTTCCCTGGTTTATGGTAACTTCCTGGAAACAGTAAAAGAAATCATGCCAATGTATGCCATGAGAGCCATAGGAGGAACCCTGTTTGTAATCGGAACTCTGGTATTGGTATACAACATCATCATGACCATCAAAGTAGGTCAGAAAATTGAAGACGAATTAGCAGAAGCTCCGGCTTTACAAAAAATAGCAAGCAGCCGATTAAAAGGAGAAAAATTCCACGGCTGGCTGGAAAGAAAACCGATCCAATTAACCATTCTGGCAACCGTTGCCATCCTGATTGGTGGTATCGTACAGATTATCCCGACCCTGGTTGTAAAATCGAATATCCCGACCATCAGCAGTGTGAAACCATATTCACCGCTTGAACTGGAAGGACGTGATCTATATATCAGAGAAGGTTGTGTGGGATGTCACTCCCAAATGGTAAGACCATTCCGTTCTGAAGTGGAACGTTACGGAGAATATTCCAAATCCGGTGAATATGTATACGATCACCCGTTCTTATGGGGATCAAAAAGAACAGGACCCGATTTGATGCGTGTTGGTGGTAAATATTCAGATAACTGGCATTTTAACCACATGTGGGATCCGCAAAGTACATCGTCAGGATCAATCATGCCGGGCTATAAATGGCTGTTTGACAACAAACCGATGGATTACTCTAAAACGCAGGACAAAATGCGTGCAATGGTTAAACTGGGCGTTCCGTATACGCAAGAAGAAATAACAAATGCTTCAAAAAGTATCAAAGAACAAACCCAGAAAATTGAGAAGAACTTACATGCGGACCCTGACTTCGTGAAAAGTTATGAGGAAAGTAAGAAAAATGCTGCTACAAGAGGGGAAACATTTGTACCGATGCACGATAGAGAAATTGTAGCCTTGATTGCTTATTTGCAACGTTTGGGTACGGATATCAAAGTAAAAAACGTAGCTGAAAATCAAAAATAA
- a CDS encoding FixH family protein, with protein MKINWGTSIVIAFGLFMTFILYFVFKVQSDKDYDHEMVTEEYYKKEMIFQQQLDKEQNAAGLADKLSVNVEQEGIVVTFPKSFNSANIKGKVSLYRPSNQKLDFETPISLSSSNLLIPKTNLVDGRWDITIDWEYDGKAYLNKQVVNVNL; from the coding sequence ATGAAAATAAACTGGGGAACAAGTATCGTAATTGCATTCGGATTGTTCATGACCTTTATTTTATACTTTGTTTTCAAAGTACAGTCAGATAAGGATTATGACCATGAAATGGTTACGGAAGAATATTATAAAAAAGAAATGATCTTTCAGCAGCAGCTGGATAAAGAACAGAACGCAGCCGGATTAGCCGATAAATTATCGGTTAATGTGGAGCAGGAAGGTATTGTAGTTACTTTTCCGAAAAGCTTTAATAGTGCCAATATTAAAGGGAAAGTGTCCCTGTACAGACCGTCTAACCAGAAATTAGATTTCGAAACTCCGATTTCGTTGTCTTCTTCAAATTTGCTCATACCTAAAACAAATTTGGTAGACGGTCGCTGGGACATTACAATCGATTGGGAATATGACGGAAAAGCATATTTGAACAAGCAAGTAGTCAATGTCAATTTGTAG